The Kiritimatiellales bacterium genomic sequence CTCCATGCCCAAGCCAGCCAGGGAAGCAGTTCCGCCCGACAGGTGTCCGGATTCCAAAGCGTGCTGAAATCGTGAGGGATGTATGCAATTCTGCTGGCGGTAATATCCATTGCATGAATGCCACGCGGCTTGCGGACTGCACCGATCGCCGGCGCACCTGGAAGAATTGATGTTTCTGCGCGTTGTACCGTCATACATCTCTCCTCGGTACAGTGACGTTTACGTCGGTGCAAAAACCGGCTTCGCCGTCATTGATCACAATATCCTCTGCTGGCGAAATAATATGTACGTTTTGAACACCAGGCTGATGCAGTGCGGCGAAAATTCCAGATCGCGTAATGTCATGGCCACATCGGCGAATGCTCTCTTTATATGCTGAAAGGTTCTCAAGTGCGTTCTGTAAAACGACCATTGCGTCTGGGCCGTAATAAAGTGTTAGCTCCGCAATAATTTCATAATTTACGATCGCTGCGCTCATCACTCTTACAGTGTCACAAAGAGGGCGAACATCCTCCGCGCTTAACGCATCCATCACAAAAGGAAGAATGCCGGCGCGCTCACCCTCAACGAGGGTGCCTTCAAGCACACCGGTTAATGCCGTTGAGCCGGACGGAAAATCAGCATCAAGAGTAAATACTGCGCCGTTTTCAAAGGTCAGCTTCATACCTGTTTGTAAATCCGCCAGGACATCCGTGACTGCGATTAATGTTGCGCCGTCTAAATAACCTTCAGGGTGTGTGATCCGTGCGCCGGAAGTAGAACCGTCACCATCCTTGCTTAACACAGAAACATTTACGCGGCCGCCGATCTTCGGATTCCAAATATCGACATCCCTTATATTCGGATGTGCCGACATCGCATGAAAACGATAAGCTCCGGTCGGGCCGGCAACGGAATAGCCTTCAGGCGCACTTGCCGTGCGCTCACGAAACGCTTCATCGTCTTCGCCGTCCAAACGTGCAATCAGGAGATTTCCTGCAGCAACATCCAAATGCGCGCCGGTAGCATACGCTAGCATGCACTGTTTCGCCTGATCGTTTATATCCTGCCGTAAAATCAACTCACGGTATGCCAGCGCGCGAATGACTTTTATTGCCGGATCGCTTTCAACGATCGCATTAAACGTGGGATCAAGCGAAAGCAGATAGGCCAATGATTCATTATAAATGGAATCGTAATCTAACGGCGCGACAAACTGCGGCATCGGAAGCTTACTTAAATCGATCGCTGTATATGTGTTTGTCATTGTATTTTTATTCCATCTAAAACGACAGGCTCTCCCGTCGGCGTGTAGTATCCTGTCACAACTACCAGAACGGATGCGTGGTGAACCGGTTCCGTATTGCCTCCGCCGCCGACGTTGCTGATCTCGACATGCGTTGTTTGCAAGCGCGGCTCCCATTTTTTTAATGCGCCGGCTGTAGCCGCAATCATACGCGCGCGATTCGCCACTGTTTGCGGCGCATCAATCAGGCTAAAAAGTTCGCTGCCATAATCACGCATCATTACGAGCGAACCGACCGGCGTGCGGAGAATATCTTCAACCGACTGGCGCAGGTGATCCAGTCCGCTCAGACGCTTGCCGGTACGTTTATCCATTCCGTTCATTGCGCCGGCTCCTTTTCGCTCCGTGATGAAAAATCGTCGAGTTCCTCAACCGGCACACCCCAGACGAACAGCGTGATCACGCCGAGCCATTCCAGCAGACAACCGAACGCAATTTTAAAATGGCATT encodes the following:
- a CDS encoding baseplate J/gp47 family protein — translated: MTNTYTAIDLSKLPMPQFVAPLDYDSIYNESLAYLLSLDPTFNAIVESDPAIKVIRALAYRELILRQDINDQAKQCMLAYATGAHLDVAAGNLLIARLDGEDDEAFRERTASAPEGYSVAGPTGAYRFHAMSAHPNIRDVDIWNPKIGGRVNVSVLSKDGDGSTSGARITHPEGYLDGATLIAVTDVLADLQTGMKLTFENGAVFTLDADFPSGSTALTGVLEGTLVEGERAGILPFVMDALSAEDVRPLCDTVRVMSAAIVNYEIIAELTLYYGPDAMVVLQNALENLSAYKESIRRCGHDITRSGIFAALHQPGVQNVHIISPAEDIVINDGEAGFCTDVNVTVPRRDV
- a CDS encoding GPW/gp25 family protein; its protein translation is MNGMDKRTGKRLSGLDHLRQSVEDILRTPVGSLVMMRDYGSELFSLIDAPQTVANRARMIAATAGALKKWEPRLQTTHVEISNVGGGGNTEPVHHASVLVVVTGYYTPTGEPVVLDGIKIQ